A genomic region of Alicyclobacillus sp. SO9 contains the following coding sequences:
- a CDS encoding phosphotransferase, translating into MLNTISREVTDWLLSNGMETMDIYPLQGRFRASLFSITVKNASGQIKDLICKISSNQGVEVHLYQGLLGAEPALAPSWLGTVQTQAGTALVLERFGRTLTETVTGLSAAGRMALVSKAAVKLAEMHGKLEHQVEAQRRGDILPTSLEAVAKPWRQMALDELRGLRDRSGLVNESDATIHLTDLCTIAQRWVDTAHNYYTDTNSRITVTHGDPHLGNWLVRGEELRMVDWEYAGLSVPQRDIAIFLQDIPNLKEQQTLYETYVHTLRKHGWDTDSKQFKKDYFIHFLDNTLMMLGWDIASYRAGTLDADVFWEMISTKSVWIRSSAAFVLSL; encoded by the coding sequence ATGCTGAACACAATTTCGCGCGAAGTCACAGACTGGTTGCTCAGCAATGGTATGGAGACTATGGATATTTACCCTTTGCAGGGACGCTTTCGCGCCAGTCTTTTTTCTATTACGGTGAAAAATGCGTCTGGGCAAATCAAGGATTTGATTTGTAAAATCAGCTCCAACCAAGGGGTTGAAGTACACTTATACCAAGGCCTGTTAGGCGCAGAACCAGCTCTTGCACCTTCATGGTTAGGAACTGTTCAGACACAGGCAGGAACGGCACTCGTGCTGGAACGTTTCGGAAGGACGCTGACTGAAACTGTAACCGGGCTGTCAGCAGCCGGACGAATGGCACTTGTGTCAAAGGCAGCAGTGAAGCTAGCTGAAATGCACGGGAAGCTGGAACACCAGGTAGAAGCGCAGCGGCGAGGCGACATCCTTCCGACCTCACTGGAAGCCGTTGCAAAGCCGTGGAGACAAATGGCGTTGGACGAATTGAGAGGACTGCGAGACAGGTCTGGGTTGGTGAATGAATCTGACGCAACTATTCATCTGACGGACCTGTGCACTATAGCGCAACGGTGGGTCGACACAGCACACAACTACTACACAGACACAAATTCTCGAATCACGGTTACACACGGAGACCCCCATTTGGGAAACTGGCTTGTGCGAGGCGAGGAGTTGCGGATGGTTGACTGGGAATATGCTGGTTTGTCTGTACCGCAAAGAGATATAGCCATCTTTCTGCAGGATATTCCCAATCTGAAGGAGCAGCAAACACTTTACGAGACATATGTGCACACCTTGCGAAAACACGGATGGGATACAGATTCAAAGCAATTCAAGAAGGATTACTTCATACACTTTCTCGACAATACACTGATGATGCTTGGATGGGATATTGCCAGTTACAGGGCCGGTACATTGGACGCGGATGTTTTTTGGGAAATGATAAGCACAAAGTCCGTGTGGATTCGAAGCAGTGCTGCCTTTGTGCTCTCACTTTAG
- a CDS encoding fumarate reductase iron-sulfur subunit: protein MAQRELTFRIFRYDPETPEVKPRLQDFKLMEEPGMSLFVVLNKIRDEQDPTLKFDFVCRASICGSCGMMINGKPTLACKTLTKDLPDLTTLMPMPAFKLLGDLSVDTGTWFRQMSMKTESWIHEESEFDPSAQEERMDNDTALKIYEAERCIECGVCVAGCATANLKPDFIGATGINRVARFMVDPRDKRDEQEYFEVVGSEDGVFGCIGLMACDDNCPVGVPLQGQIAYVRRKMASAGWKMKAKQR, encoded by the coding sequence ATGGCACAGCGAGAGCTGACGTTTCGGATATTTCGCTATGACCCAGAAACGCCAGAAGTAAAACCGCGTCTACAAGACTTCAAGCTGATGGAAGAACCGGGCATGTCCCTGTTCGTTGTATTGAATAAAATTCGTGATGAGCAAGATCCGACTTTGAAGTTCGACTTTGTGTGCCGCGCGTCCATTTGTGGTTCTTGTGGCATGATGATTAACGGGAAACCGACACTGGCGTGTAAAACACTGACAAAAGACCTGCCAGACCTGACAACTCTGATGCCCATGCCTGCATTTAAGCTGCTCGGCGACCTCTCCGTTGACACGGGGACTTGGTTCAGACAAATGTCCATGAAGACTGAATCTTGGATTCATGAAGAGTCAGAGTTTGACCCATCTGCACAGGAAGAGCGGATGGATAATGACACTGCGTTGAAGATTTATGAGGCAGAGCGTTGCATCGAGTGCGGAGTCTGCGTAGCCGGTTGTGCGACTGCGAACCTGAAGCCAGATTTCATTGGTGCCACAGGTATTAACCGCGTTGCAAGGTTTATGGTAGACCCGCGTGATAAGCGCGACGAGCAAGAGTATTTCGAAGTCGTAGGCAGCGAAGACGGCGTGTTTGGTTGCATCGGTCTGATGGCGTGTGACGACAACTGTCCCGTTGGCGTACCGTTACAAGGACAGATTGCCTACGTCCGCAGAAAAATGGCCAGTGCGGGCTGGAAAATGAAAGCCAAGCAACGCTAA
- a CDS encoding fumarate reductase flavoprotein subunit, producing the protein MAQYDTHVTDVLVIGAGLAGERAAIESARSGLNVTLLSLVPPRRSHSAAAQGGMQAALGNTAKGKGDSPDVHFMDTVKGSDWGCEQDVARMFAETAPIVMREMAHWGVPWSRVTTEPRIYEGEEIHEDPEKVGLIAARNFGGTAKWRTCYTSDGTGHTVLYTMDSMVMKYGITVHDRVEALSLIQDGDTCYGAIVRDMRNGELIVYTARSTVIATGGYGRLYGASTNAVINEGSGMFVAQDTGVVPLGNMEAVQFHPTGIVPSWILITEGARGDGGHLLDKNGYRFMPDYEPKKKELASRDVVSRRMMQHIRAGYGVESPYGDHLWLDIRHLGAKHINTNLREIATICREFNGIDPIHELIPVRPTQHYSMGGIRTNKYGQAYGLKNLYALGEAACWDLHGFNRLGGNSLAETVVAGKIIGEKIAEFTQDASLNVSSSLIEEHLHKQQQRIDDLREGKNGKENAVEIRKRMEQVLSEKVHIFRTGEHLEEAVKELKELHERSLHIGLRGSGKGGDPEMASALRLPGMVRLALSIAKGAYARTESRGSHFREDYPKRDDENWLKRTLSYWREGSSEPELHYEPVTITESQPGDRGYGEATAGPKTK; encoded by the coding sequence ATGGCACAATACGATACCCATGTAACCGACGTACTTGTAATTGGCGCTGGTTTGGCAGGAGAGCGTGCCGCCATTGAGTCTGCAAGAAGCGGTCTGAATGTGACATTGCTCAGCCTGGTTCCTCCTCGTCGCTCACACAGTGCCGCGGCTCAGGGAGGAATGCAGGCTGCACTTGGAAACACCGCAAAAGGTAAGGGAGACAGCCCGGACGTTCACTTTATGGATACAGTGAAAGGATCGGACTGGGGCTGTGAACAGGATGTTGCTCGGATGTTCGCAGAAACCGCTCCCATTGTCATGAGGGAAATGGCCCATTGGGGTGTTCCTTGGAGCCGCGTAACAACAGAACCGAGAATCTATGAGGGTGAAGAAATTCATGAAGACCCGGAAAAGGTCGGTCTGATTGCAGCTAGAAACTTTGGTGGAACAGCCAAATGGCGTACCTGCTACACCTCGGATGGAACCGGTCATACTGTGCTCTATACGATGGATAGTATGGTTATGAAATACGGAATTACTGTTCACGATCGCGTTGAAGCCCTCAGCCTTATTCAAGACGGAGACACCTGTTACGGTGCCATCGTCCGCGATATGCGCAACGGTGAACTGATTGTATACACAGCTCGGTCGACTGTGATTGCGACGGGCGGTTACGGGCGCTTGTACGGCGCATCAACCAACGCCGTTATCAATGAAGGCTCAGGCATGTTTGTTGCTCAAGATACAGGGGTTGTTCCCTTAGGCAATATGGAAGCCGTACAGTTTCACCCCACTGGCATTGTTCCTTCCTGGATTTTGATAACAGAAGGAGCTCGGGGCGACGGCGGTCATCTGCTCGACAAAAATGGCTACCGCTTTATGCCAGATTATGAACCTAAGAAAAAAGAACTGGCATCGCGCGACGTCGTTTCTCGCCGCATGATGCAGCATATTCGTGCGGGATACGGGGTTGAAAGCCCATATGGTGACCACTTATGGCTGGATATCAGGCATTTGGGTGCAAAGCATATTAATACAAACCTGCGTGAGATCGCTACTATTTGTCGCGAGTTTAACGGCATTGATCCCATTCATGAACTGATACCGGTACGCCCCACACAGCACTACAGTATGGGCGGAATTAGGACAAACAAATACGGGCAGGCCTATGGGCTGAAGAATCTGTACGCATTGGGTGAAGCTGCGTGCTGGGACTTGCATGGGTTTAACCGTCTTGGCGGCAACTCCCTTGCGGAAACAGTTGTGGCAGGAAAAATCATTGGTGAGAAGATTGCCGAGTTTACACAGGATGCCTCACTCAATGTTTCCTCTTCATTAATTGAGGAGCATCTGCATAAGCAGCAGCAACGAATCGATGATTTGCGTGAGGGTAAAAACGGTAAGGAAAATGCCGTGGAAATTCGCAAGAGAATGGAACAGGTGTTGAGCGAAAAGGTTCATATCTTCCGCACAGGTGAACACCTTGAGGAAGCCGTCAAGGAATTGAAAGAACTGCACGAGCGTTCTTTGCACATTGGGCTTCGCGGCAGCGGCAAAGGCGGCGATCCCGAAATGGCATCAGCTCTGCGGCTTCCCGGAATGGTTCGTTTGGCACTCAGCATTGCCAAAGGAGCTTATGCTCGCACGGAGAGCAGGGGCAGTCACTTCCGTGAAGACTATCCAAAACGCGATGATGAGAACTGGTTGAAGCGTACCTTGTCCTATTGGCGTGAAGGTTCCTCTGAACCGGAACTCCATTACGAACCTGTGACAATTACCGAGTCGCAACCGGGAGATCGCGGATATGGAGAAGCCACAGCCGGACCGAAGACGAAATGA